TTTTTCTCCGGGGATGAAACCGGCGATCACACGAGCCAAGGTGCTGGGCGTGTCTACCTTCTCCCCATTGACCTCAAGAATGATATCTCCGGGTCTGATCCCCCCCCTGTGGGCAGGGTCTCCTTCAAAAACCTCATTAATCAGGACCCCAACTCCCTCTTTAACACCGAAATTTTTTGCCAACTCAGGTGTCAAGGGTTGTATTCCGACCCCGAGCCAGCCCCGAGTTACCCTTCCCGACGTTTTGAGTTGCGCTGTGATTGATTTGACCATGTTGGATGGGATGGCAAACCCAATGCCTTGTGCGAAGTTGATGATTGCAGTATTGATTCCGATCACTTCTCCTCGGATATCAAAGAGGGGCCCCCCCGAATTGCCGGGATTGATGGAGGCGTCTGTCTGTATAAAGTCTTCATAGCGGGAAAGGTTGACATTTTCTCTCCCCAAAGCGCTGATGACGCCTACAGTGACGGTACGATCCAAGCCAAAGGGGTTTCCCACTGCAATCACCCATTGGCCAACTTTGATCTTGCTGGAATCACCCAAGGCGACGAAGGGTAAATCTTTTCCGGCATCAATCTTGATCAAGGCGAGATCTGTATCTTTGTCTTTTCCGACCACTGTCCCCTTAAACGTCGATTTATCAGAGAGGCGGACCTCTACTTCTTTCGCATCACCGACCACATGATTGTTGGTGACGATATAGCCTGCTTTATCAATAATGACCCCTGATCCAGAGCCTGGCGGGGCCTCCCGTGGGGAATTGCGTGGTTTGCTGGGAGTGGATGTCACCGTGCCGGAAGGGGAGATGTTGACGACGGAGGGTTTCACCCTCTCTGAAATATTAATAAAGGTTGACTGGAACAGTTCCAGGAGTTGAACACCTTTTTCCAGGTCGTTGGATGACCCTGCCCCGAGTGCAACCCCCGGCAACCAAAGTGCAACCCAAACAATGATCATTGCCCTTCTAAACATGACAGCTCCTTTCAGTTGAGATGAACTCAATAATTAACGAGTCTTTACCACATTCTATCCCAAAAAATAAGCGATTACAAGCCCTCTATCCATCCAGTTTTGGGTGGAAACTTGTAAAGAGTCGTATGAACTGGATCTTCCTCAAGTTTATTCTGAGCGTCAGGTCAGATGATGTGTGTTGGAAAAGAATGAGACCACGATTATATCCATTAATGTTCGAAAAAATCATTATATGGCCTGATTCAGTTTGACTCCGGGGCATCTTTCGAAATATACAGTATCATTACAGTATAATTGAATGAGAATACCGTGATCCTGAGCATGCCTTCCTCCCTATCCAGGGAAGGGTAGGGGTTCTTGTCCCGTGAATTCAGGAGGTCCTCGATGAACACGTACAGCGAGCGCAATCCCCGTCCTTTTGAGGCGGGGTTCTTCAAATATTTTATTTTCTGGTCTGCTATCATCGCACTTCTTACTTTTTTACCGGGGACGCTCCAGGCGCAGCAGCCCATTCATCATGAAATAAATGTCATGATGAATCCCGAAACACATTATCTTCAGGTTGAAGACACGATTACCCTCCCAAGATCCATTCTCCCTGATCCGGAAGGGAATTTTCATTTTCTCCTTCACAGGGGTTTACAGCCTACATCTCAGACCGCTGGCGTAAAGATCATCTATGAAAAGGAAGATCCTAAACCCTTGGGTTTTGGCCTGAGTGGCGGGGGCGGTGGTGCTGGTATTCGCCTTGAACACTATACGGTGAAACTTCCGATCGGATTGCGTCAATTCGTTATGACGTATGAAGGTGTGATCAACCATCCCCTGATGTTGGAAGACGAAGAGAGTTCCGCCGGGTCAGCCGGAACCCCCGGAATAATATCAAAAGAAGGGGTCTTTCTCTCCGGTGAAACCTTTTGGTATCCCTGGTTTTACGCGGACCTGGTCACATTCTCCCTCAATCTTACACTTCCGAAAGGATGGAATGCGGTAAGCCAGGGAGGGCGGGAAGCATATTCCAGCGAGGAGAACCTTGTCCGTGTCCGCTGGGTATCGCCTGAGCCTCAGGAGGAAATCTACCTTGTTGCTGGAGAGTGGAGTGAATATCTGCGGCAGGCGGGGAAGGTCATCGCCATGGTATTTCTCAGAACCCCGGACTCTGATTTGGCACAGAGATATCTGGAGGTGACGGAGCAATACCTCGAAATGTATGAGAAATTGCTCGGTCCCTATCCCTATCCGAAGTTTGCCCTGGTTGAGAATTTTTGGGAAACAGGCTATGGAATGCCCTCCTTCACGCTCCTGGGTTCAAAGATCATCCGTTTCCCATTTATTCTACACTCTTCCTACCCTCATGAAATTTTGCACAATTGGTGGGGAAATGGTGTTTATGTTGACAGGGAGACCGGTAACTGGAGCGAGGGGCTGACGACCTATCTGGCCGATTATCTGGTACAGGAGCAGCATGGGGGAGGAAAGGCATCACGGCATGCGGCGCTGCAGAAATATACCGATTATGTGGAAGAAGGAAAGGACTTTCCGCTCACGGAGTTTCAGGAGCGCTACGATACGGTCTCCCAAGCGATCGGATATGGGAAGACCATGTCTTTTTTTCACATGTTGAGGCTCAAAGTCGGCGGCGAGGTTTTCATCGAGGCCTTGCGGGAATTTTTTCATGAAAACAAGTTCAGGCGAGCCTCATTCACCGATCTTAAACACGCTTTCAGTCGTGCGTCCGGTCTGGATCTTGATTTTGAATTTGAGCAGTGGGTGACCCGTCCCGGTGCACCCCGCTTACAAGTCAGCCGTGCGAAAGCCACGAAAAATGAAGAAGGCTACCTCCTGACCGCGATAATCAGGCAGAAGCAAAAAAGGCTGCCTTATCGACTGGAACTTCCCCTTGCCGTGACGCTAGAAGGCCGGAAAGAAGCCTACCAGACAACAATTTTAATGAAGAACAAGACGCTTGATCTGTCCATTCAGATTCCCGAAAGACCTCTGCGCCTTGATCTTGATCCGGAATATGATCTCTTTCGGCGCTTGGACCCTGAAGAGGCACCACCCTCTATTTCCCAGATGTTTGGTGCGAAGTCCGTTGTGATTCTCCTGCCTTCAACGGCTCGCGACAGGGTCCGCCGCGGATACCAAAGATTGGCGCAGAAATGGAAAATGTCCCATCAGGGAGCGCTCGAGATAAAATGGGACGATGAGGTAGATGCGCTGCCGGATGACCGTGCGGTCTGGCTCTTTGGCTGGGAAAACAGGTTCCAGCACAAGGCCCTGGCTCAATTGAGGAGATACAATTTTGTGATGACGAGTGCCATGGCCCGAATTGGCCGGGTTCAGGTTCCCCGCAGAGGTCATAGCCTTGTTCTTGCGGCACGCCATCCAGGGAATAAAAATCTTGCCCTGGCCTGGATGGCCGTGGATAATCCGGCATCCCTCGGCAGCCTGGGAAGAAAACTTCAACATTATGGACAATATGGTTATCTTGCTTTTAAGGGGAAGGACCCGATCAATGTTGTGAAAGGGAAATGGCCGGTGAAGCGCTCCCCGATCTCGGTGAGGATCAAACAGACGGATGGCGGAAAAGCGAGGCGTGGGTCTCGAGGAGAACTTGCTCCCCGACATGCTTTGGCTGTATTGCCCCCTGTTGTTTCAAGTACTCGAATGATGAAAGAGATCGGTTTTATGACCGACCGCGTCCTGAAAGGGCGAGGCTTTGCTACGCCGGAGTTGGATCTGGTCTCAGATTTTATTGCTAAGGCCTTCCGGAAGGCGGGGCTGAAACCGGCCGGTGATATTGCTTCGAGCTATATCCAGGTATGGAGAGAAGACGGGGGAAGATTGGGGAGGAAAGTTCCCCTGAAGAATGTGATCGGTTATATTCCCGGGTCCCGGTTGGAGTGGTCTGATCAGGGGATCATTGTCGGTGCCCACTATGACCATCTCGGACTGGGTTGGCTGGAGGGCTATGAAGGAAATGAGGGAAAGATCCATCCGGGTGCCGATGATAACGCAAGCGGCATTGCCGTTCTCTTAGAACTCGCCCGGGTCCTGGCCTTAGGAGCCCCGCTTGAGCGCCCGGTGATTTTTGTCGCTTTTTCCGCTGGAGAGGTGGAACGGCTTGGATCAAAGTATTATGCAGCCTATCCAGAGCCATTTAAGGCCGATAAAATCATCGGGATGGTGAATATTGATATGGTGGGCCGATTGGGAGAGAAAGATCTGATCGTTTATGGCACTGGCTCGGCGCGGGAGTGGACCCGCCTGTTCAGAGAAGCGGGTTTTAAGGCCGGGGTGCCGGTCGCGACGAATTCAGACAAATTTGGTTCAAGCGATCAAAAGAGTTTTCTGGACGTCGGAATTCCGGCCGTTCAGATATCGAGCGGGGTGACCTCTGATTTTCATCGTCCTTCAGATACGGCGGACAAGATTGATCCGGCAGGTCTGGTCAAGGCGGTTAAAGTGGCCAAGGGCGTCGTGGAAGATCTGGCAGCCCGTCCCGTCCCGCTCACTTCGAACCTGTTTGCGGAGAGCGAGCCGAAATCGAAATCATGGAATTGGTGGATTTTTGACTGAAGGCTGCTGAATTGTTACAAGCTATTTGGGGATGAACTCGGAAGGAAGATTCTTTGTCTCTGTGTTTGTGGTCACGCCCTCTGCCTGTATGGGGAAGGAAAAGATACTGCGCGTTCTCCCGGACCGGAAGATGAAGAAGGTGATGACCCAAAAGAGAAAGACGTTGAACATCACCATCCCAATGGCATAGGTCAGGGTCGGTGTTCCCGCCCAGGGGGTGGTGTTTTTTAAAATTTCAGTGACATGCCAATCAAGTCTAACCGAAGAGCGGATGTAGCCCATCAGCACCATCGTTGTCGTAATAAAGAAGGCCAGGGAGAAAAGGGAAATAGTCCCGCCAAGGGGGAGTTTTCCCCATCGAATCGGACCGATGGATTTTGATTTTCTGAGCATTGCCCTGTTTAAGATCGCCCCGATGACCAATGCACCCATGGTGACAGCAAATTGCGGAAGGGCCATCTTAACCCGGACGTTGGCCGGAACGAAAAATCCATAAATTCCGTAATAGATGATGAAGCCTTCCGCAATCGCAAACAGTGCGATCATCGCCGCGTTTCCCCACCTTGACCAGGCAATGGTCATCTGCTTGTTGCAGCGTTTGAAGATGATGAAACAGAGGCCGAAGCTTAAGATCATCGTATTGATGGCCGCATTTTTGGCCGCCATCGTTCCATAATATCCGACAACAGGATGCTGTGCGCCTCCCATGGCCTGGATCTCTCCCTGGCTGGCGGGAATGGTATGCGGTGTCGTCCAGATTAGGAAGGCGATGAGAAAAACAACCATCATGTACTTCGCAAGATGCCTGTACCGTTCCGATCCCTGCATCCGGCTGGTCCCCTGCCAGAGGTAGTAGGTCACCGCCATGAAGATCAGTCCGATCAGCGTGGCCTGCATCACAAAAAGCAAACTGAGCTTTCCGCCCATCAAGGTCATGCCCATCCGTTGACGATAGATAAAAATAGCCTTTGCGAACCAGTAGCCGGCGATCGGGAGAATAAAGAGGTTGGTGATGGAGATCATGATCATGATGTGGCCCATCCAGTCATAATGGGCCTTTTTCTCCGGGTCACGTGTGGTGAGCATCTGATAAGCTGCATAAGCTGCGAGGACGGCCCCGCTGAACATAACACTGGCAAGAATCCGGTGGACATTGAGTGGATTCCAGAGTGGGGTATTGACCGCATTCCAGATATTTCCCAGGTAAGCTCCCTTTGCACTGATTCCCGCCGGCGACATCATAAAAGCCATCAAGGCATTTGCAAGGTAAATAATCGCCAGTCCATTGAGACAGGTCAGGCCGCCAAGGCCGAAATGGAGCCACTTAAGACGGCCCCGCCTCCATCGATTCCATGTCAAAGTGTAGGCGTAGAGAAAAGGGGTCTCGAGAAAGAAAACGACGACATAAAGAGAGATCACCGGTTTGAAGACTGAGGTCATATAGTGAGAAAACCCTGAATACAAAAAGAAAAATACACCAAGCAGGGCGAACCCCGTAAGAACCGTCAGGGGATAAAAAGGGAGGCAGGTCCGCATGATATCCTGTCCGAGCCGATCGTGTTTTTCAGCGGGGTCCGTTCCTTTTTTCCGAAAAAGGCCAAAGAACTCGAGCATCCAGGCGATCATGGGAACCCCGAGGATAAAACTTCCCAGGAAGAAGTGTTGCTGGATGAAAATCCAGAGGACGGAACGGCTGTTGATTTGTCCCCCGCCTCCGTAGTTGTCTGGATAAGACAATGTCGGTGCGGGCGGACCCGAAACAACGCCTTCTGTCCCGAAATAAATATCGGTCTGCAGGCTGGGCGCGGTATTTTCCTGCAAGGAAGGATCTGGCTCAGAGGCAAGACTCAGACCAAGGAAAAGTGGAAGAGAGAGGATAAAAAGTACCAAAAAAAATCGCAGAGAAAAAACGCGAAACCCTTGATGCCAAATCATGGTAAGCCTTTACTTTTACAGGTAGAACAGGATCATACCGATTGGAGGGGAAGGGTGTCAAGTCATCTTGGTGGCTGAGCGGGTATGATGGACTCAGGGCGAACTCTTTTGGAAGCCGAATGGTTACTCTGGATATTCTTGACGCGGATGAAGGCTTAACCGGGGTAATTGACCAGCTTGCCTTCGGTGAGACACCGATCGAAGTAGCCTTCATCAAAAGTAAAGGTATTTGTTTCCTCATCAAAACTCTTGATCTTCGGCATAGTAGGATGTCGGTCTTTTAAGCATCCGTATTCGAGATGTTCAATGACATCATCAGGAAAATGGTGCAAGATGCTCCCGATTTCAAGCCCCGGTTCAGTACAGAGATAGCAATGTCCTGATCCTTTAATATGTTCACAGTCTTCCAGGATGGCCAGGACGGACTCTTCCGTCGCGCGGCCTTCTTCCAATAACTCAAGGCCGCGGACGATCCTGCCTGTTCCGGTCTTGCATGAGGAGCATTGGCCGCAAGACTCAATCGCAAGAAACTTCGCAAAATCCAGGCCTGCCTTGAGGACGCAAGCCGTATTGTCGTAAACGATAAAGCCACCCGATCCAAGGCCGGAGGGTATTTTTCTCATCGACCCGAAATCGAGAGGCGTGTCGAGCTTACTTGCCGGGATGACAGAATTTGTGGGGCCGGAAAAGACCACCTTCACGCGCCGCCCCATCTTGGGTCCGCCACCGTAAACATCAATCAATGTCCGCAAGGGGGTTCCCATCGGCAGCTCATACATGCCGGGGTTATTGATATCGCCTGTGAGCGTGAAAATCATGGTCCCCGGGGTATCGGCGGTGCCGATCGATTTAAACCAATCCGCCCCTTTGCCGATGATGTGGGGAACTGTGGCGAGGGTTTCAACATTATTTACAACCGTCGGTTGGCCGTAAAGACCGACGTAGACCGGAATGATTCCCTTGGCGCGGGGCCATGGCGGTTTTCCCTCAATTACTTCCAACTGTGCTCGATCTTCCCCCAAAAGGTAGGAATCCGGACCAAATGTCAGTTTGAGTGGGAGGTAATGCCCTGAACCCATCGCATTTTCACCCACGTATCCGGCGGTAATACATTCCTGAATGGCCCGCTCCAGAATGGCAATTTCCTTCTTGAAGATTTCCTTGATGCAGATCATCGCATCGACGGTTCCGATTGCGTAGGAAGCGATGATCATCCCTTCGATGAGGGTGTAAGGATTTTTCTGGATGAGGTAGCGGTCTTTGTAGGTCCCGGGTTCCCCCTCAGAACAGTTACACACAAGATATTTCAGAGGGGCACGTCCCAATATGGTGTCGTTGTTCCGATGCACTCCCTCCCATTTGATCCCTGCAGGAAATCCCGCGCCGCCCCGGCCTCTCAGAAATGATTTTTTAATTTCATTAATGATTTGCATCGGGGTCATTGAAACGGCCTTTTTGAGTGCCTGGAACCCTCCGATCGCGAGATAATCCTCTAATGTTTCAATGGGTCCTTCATGCTGGAGCAGGATTCTTTGTGCATCCAGGGTTTTCCGGTCTGTCATGATGAGAATTTCTCCATCCAGTTCTGGCCAGATTATATCGAAACCGAATCAGAAAGGCAATATTGTTTTATTTATCGTTATTTTCATGAGTTCTAAAATCGAGGAATGGGGGGAAGGGCTATCCATACTCAATGAACTGTTAATGATAAAAGGGCTTCGATAATCGCCACGGCCACAAGGCTGCCTCCCTTACGGCCACGACAGGTAATAGATGGTTTTGCAATGCTAAGGAGTTCTTCCTTCGATTCAGATGCGGAATGAAACCCGACCGGAACGCCCACGATGAGTGAGGGTTTGGCCAATCCGTCCTGAACCAGTCGGATGAGTTCTGAAAGTGCTCCCGGCGAACTTCCGATCACATAGATGGCGCCTTCGCATTCCTCTGTGGCCTTTCTCATCGCAACGATCTCACGTGGAAGTTGGAGTTCTCTCGCTTCATTGACGACATCGTTATCTGTGGTCAAACACCAGACACTTCCGCCGGTTTTTTCCAGTATGCTCTTTGGTATCCCAACCGCAACCATCTGGATGTCGGTTACGATGTCGGCGCCGGCGCGGATCGCCGCCATTCCGGCCTCCACTGCGATTGGATGAAAGGTCATTGATTTAGCATACTCAAAATCGCCTGTTGCAGCGATGACACCTTTCACAACCTCAAGCTGGTCCGGGCTGAAGGAATGAGGACCCATTTCTTTTTCAATGATCCGTAGGCTCTCATTTTGATACGATTCGGGTTGATTTGGCATTGTTAGCTCCTTTTCTCTACCGGACGGCAATAAGGAACCCGCTTAGGATGAACTTTTCATTGCCAGGAGGATCCTCTATCTGAAGGGCTTGGTCTTATCGGTTTTTTGCGTGTGTCGGTTTCGGGGCCATGAAGACCAGGACGACCAGACGGTTTGTTGCCTGATTGACCACGCCATGCAGGACTCCTGCCTCTGCCATCGTTGCCGATCCCTCCCGAACGCAGACCTCTTCATCTCCGATACGGAAGAGACCCTCTCCTTCCAGAACGTAATAAATCTTGTCCTCTCCCTCGTGGAGGTGTGTCTTCTGTGATTGACCCGGTTCAAAGCAGTACAGATCACAAAACATACGCTCAGAGTCAAACATCTTGACCTTTTTCATCTTTTCCGCTGAGAAGGCCTTCATCTTCTCTATATCACGTACTTGCATCCAGTACCGCCTCCATTATACAAAAGTCGCATCGACCAATAAGAAAAACCGGGAGAAGATGGCTCCAATAATGACCATCATCATTGCCACATACAGTAAACCTGTGGCAGACATTGTTGCCCTTTCCTTGACCGTCTCGAGGATCATCGGTGCTAAAATAACCGGCCCCCCGATTCCAATCAAAAGTCGAATCCAGAGATAAAGCCCTTCAATCGTATTCATCAGGAGGGCATTTTTTAAGCGCTGTGGAGGGACCAGAATCATGAGACTGATCAGGGTAAGTCCCGCCTCTAGAAATACAAAGACCATGAACAGCTTTGCAAGGTTTCGGAGCGGGACAATCGAAAGAGAAGGCCGGGTGAGATAGCTATGGCCTAACAGCATCCCCAGCACACCCGCACCCATCAGGAGGCTGGAGGACAGAAATTGGGCCGACAGGGAAAGTACGCGGACCAGGCCGGATGATTGGGGAAGATAATACCCGACACTGGCCAGGATCGCAAGGGCCCCAAGAAGAGAGGCTGACAAGAGAAGTATTCGGCTGTGATGAGGATTGCGAAACCATAGACGGAGATTGTAGACAAAAAGAGTGAGGACAAAAAGAGAGAAGAACAGGAAAATCATCCCGGTCCAATTCAACTGGAACATCGCCATGCCCCATTCGGACAAAGGGATTGGGAAAAGGGACAGGCCGAGAAGGACGCACAAGAGAAAGACGATTCCATTGGTTCTAAAGAACCCGAGCCCGACCGTCTCCAATGAGGGGAGAGACATCCAGAAGATACCTCCGACGGCAAGTTGCCCAAAGACCAAGAAAGCAATTTCCTGTATCCGGCCCATAGGCTACGACATACTCCTAGTGCCCATTTGGGGAGTCCTCTAGATTTTTTTCTTCGAACATAAGCTGCGGGGACCCATGATGGTGGATGAGGAGCCACTGCCCATCTTGACGTTCAAAAAGGTTGGTTCCAATCACCTTGCCTTTAACCCACTTTCCCTCGTTTTGTGTCGAGATCCGTTCGACACAAAGAGCCCAACCCCACTCTCCATGAATGGTAATATCGAGGACATCGACCTCAAATTTTATCCCATAGGTATGATTAAAGATGACAACCCAGCTGTCCCGAACCTCTTTCCAGCCAAGACGCGCTTCCCAGCCCGGGTGGACACATTTTATATAATCTTTTTTCGACCAAAGCCCTTCCATCTCCTGAATGTCGAGATTCTCAAAAGCCTGATAAAAGGCATCATTGGCCAGACGCACGGCCTCGATGGTATTCTCCAAATTAAGCCTCCTACTTTAAGTCTTTCTTAATATTCCCTTTGATGTACTTCCCTTCGAAAGGAATCATCCTTTATAACCTACTTTAGGAGAGAGGTCAATGTGATCCGCTTCAGGTATAGAATTCTTGACATATGGAGTTGTTATTATTGGTGCATGCGTTGGGGGAAAGAATGTCTTGCGCCGACTCATTCAGTCCAACTGGGTTGAGGTCGTGGGGGTGATCGATCAGGATCCTGAAGCGGAAGGGATTTGTCTTGCGCGTGATGCCGGCCTCCCTTATTTTATTGAAGATCCAATAAAAGTTCTGGAGAGGATAGAAGTTGACCTGGTCTTTGAGCTGACAGGGGATCCTCATGTTAGAGAGGCCTTAGACAATTTTCCGAAAAGATCTTTCGATATCGCCAGCGGACAGGTTACGTTTCTCCTCTGGGATGTTATCCGGGAGTTAGAAGAACAGGAAGTCAATATACGAAGACGATTGGGTGAACAGAAGATTCTTTCAGAAATCAGCCTGATGCTTTCCAAGTCGGAAACCTCTGATCAGGTCTTCGATGCGATTGTCACAGGTGCGATGCGGATGACGAAAATGCCCGCCGGGTCTCTTTCTATCTACAATAACGAGCAAGCAGAACTTTTTCTTGTAAGCGCGAAAGGTTTTTCCTCAAGTTTTTACCAGAATGCGGTTTATCCCGTTCGTCTCGGAGGTTTGGCTGAGTATATCCTGTCACGACATGAACTTGTTTTGATCTCAGATACCACCGAGCATCCGACCTTTAACAATCCGGTGATGCTGACAGAAGGAATTCGGTCGCTCATAGGCGTTCCTTTGATTTCTGAACGAGGACCGGTTGGCATCCTTTATGTTGATGATTTCAAGGT
The DNA window shown above is from Candidatus Manganitrophaceae bacterium and carries:
- a CDS encoding Do family serine endopeptidase — translated: MIIVWVALWLPGVALGAGSSNDLEKGVQLLELFQSTFINISERVKPSVVNISPSGTVTSTPSKPRNSPREAPPGSGSGVIIDKAGYIVTNNHVVGDAKEVEVRLSDKSTFKGTVVGKDKDTDLALIKIDAGKDLPFVALGDSSKIKVGQWVIAVGNPFGLDRTVTVGVISALGRENVNLSRYEDFIQTDASINPGNSGGPLFDIRGEVIGINTAIINFAQGIGFAIPSNMVKSITAQLKTSGRVTRGWLGVGIQPLTPELAKNFGVKEGVGVLINEVFEGDPAHRGGIRPGDIILEVNGEKVDTPSTLARVIAGFIPGEKTRILVLRDGKETIKFIELKERKDDAVTASIPKTPEAFMGLNIEDLTPESAKKFKIKGKKGAIIMKVEPGSTAEAEGLREGDLIKEVNRRTINTAEDFSKAMKNIKKGEAVLLRVSRENRAFFIVLKPQG
- a CDS encoding M28 family peptidase: MNTYSERNPRPFEAGFFKYFIFWSAIIALLTFLPGTLQAQQPIHHEINVMMNPETHYLQVEDTITLPRSILPDPEGNFHFLLHRGLQPTSQTAGVKIIYEKEDPKPLGFGLSGGGGGAGIRLEHYTVKLPIGLRQFVMTYEGVINHPLMLEDEESSAGSAGTPGIISKEGVFLSGETFWYPWFYADLVTFSLNLTLPKGWNAVSQGGREAYSSEENLVRVRWVSPEPQEEIYLVAGEWSEYLRQAGKVIAMVFLRTPDSDLAQRYLEVTEQYLEMYEKLLGPYPYPKFALVENFWETGYGMPSFTLLGSKIIRFPFILHSSYPHEILHNWWGNGVYVDRETGNWSEGLTTYLADYLVQEQHGGGKASRHAALQKYTDYVEEGKDFPLTEFQERYDTVSQAIGYGKTMSFFHMLRLKVGGEVFIEALREFFHENKFRRASFTDLKHAFSRASGLDLDFEFEQWVTRPGAPRLQVSRAKATKNEEGYLLTAIIRQKQKRLPYRLELPLAVTLEGRKEAYQTTILMKNKTLDLSIQIPERPLRLDLDPEYDLFRRLDPEEAPPSISQMFGAKSVVILLPSTARDRVRRGYQRLAQKWKMSHQGALEIKWDDEVDALPDDRAVWLFGWENRFQHKALAQLRRYNFVMTSAMARIGRVQVPRRGHSLVLAARHPGNKNLALAWMAVDNPASLGSLGRKLQHYGQYGYLAFKGKDPINVVKGKWPVKRSPISVRIKQTDGGKARRGSRGELAPRHALAVLPPVVSSTRMMKEIGFMTDRVLKGRGFATPELDLVSDFIAKAFRKAGLKPAGDIASSYIQVWREDGGRLGRKVPLKNVIGYIPGSRLEWSDQGIIVGAHYDHLGLGWLEGYEGNEGKIHPGADDNASGIAVLLELARVLALGAPLERPVIFVAFSAGEVERLGSKYYAAYPEPFKADKIIGMVNIDMVGRLGEKDLIVYGTGSAREWTRLFREAGFKAGVPVATNSDKFGSSDQKSFLDVGIPAVQISSGVTSDFHRPSDTADKIDPAGLVKAVKVAKGVVEDLAARPVPLTSNLFAESEPKSKSWNWWIFD
- a CDS encoding NADH ubiquinone oxidoreductase, which encodes MTDRKTLDAQRILLQHEGPIETLEDYLAIGGFQALKKAVSMTPMQIINEIKKSFLRGRGGAGFPAGIKWEGVHRNNDTILGRAPLKYLVCNCSEGEPGTYKDRYLIQKNPYTLIEGMIIASYAIGTVDAMICIKEIFKKEIAILERAIQECITAGYVGENAMGSGHYLPLKLTFGPDSYLLGEDRAQLEVIEGKPPWPRAKGIIPVYVGLYGQPTVVNNVETLATVPHIIGKGADWFKSIGTADTPGTMIFTLTGDINNPGMYELPMGTPLRTLIDVYGGGPKMGRRVKVVFSGPTNSVIPASKLDTPLDFGSMRKIPSGLGSGGFIVYDNTACVLKAGLDFAKFLAIESCGQCSSCKTGTGRIVRGLELLEEGRATEESVLAILEDCEHIKGSGHCYLCTEPGLEIGSILHHFPDDVIEHLEYGCLKDRHPTMPKIKSFDEETNTFTFDEGYFDRCLTEGKLVNYPG
- a CDS encoding precorrin-8X methylmutase is translated as MPNQPESYQNESLRIIEKEMGPHSFSPDQLEVVKGVIAATGDFEYAKSMTFHPIAVEAGMAAIRAGADIVTDIQMVAVGIPKSILEKTGGSVWCLTTDNDVVNEARELQLPREIVAMRKATEECEGAIYVIGSSPGALSELIRLVQDGLAKPSLIVGVPVGFHSASESKEELLSIAKPSITCRGRKGGSLVAVAIIEALLSLTVH
- a CDS encoding cupin domain-containing protein — translated: MQVRDIEKMKAFSAEKMKKVKMFDSERMFCDLYCFEPGQSQKTHLHEGEDKIYYVLEGEGLFRIGDEEVCVREGSATMAEAGVLHGVVNQATNRLVVLVFMAPKPTHAKNR
- a CDS encoding DUF4440 domain-containing protein — its product is MENTIEAVRLANDAFYQAFENLDIQEMEGLWSKKDYIKCVHPGWEARLGWKEVRDSWVVIFNHTYGIKFEVDVLDITIHGEWGWALCVERISTQNEGKWVKGKVIGTNLFERQDGQWLLIHHHGSPQLMFEEKNLEDSPNGH
- a CDS encoding diguanylate cyclase, whose product is MRRLIQSNWVEVVGVIDQDPEAEGICLARDAGLPYFIEDPIKVLERIEVDLVFELTGDPHVREALDNFPKRSFDIASGQVTFLLWDVIRELEEQEVNIRRRLGEQKILSEISLMLSKSETSDQVFDAIVTGAMRMTKMPAGSLSIYNNEQAELFLVSAKGFSSSFYQNAVYPVRLGGLAEYILSRHELVLISDTTEHPTFNNPVMLTEGIRSLIGVPLISERGPVGILYVDDFKVRDFRPSLLESMSVLGTQAVIAIQKQQVFEKIKNLSIRDPLTGAYNRRYLNETFLSELGKAARLHGPLSILMIDIDHFKAVNDRFGHLAGDQVLQDLANLFDSVIRPYDTLTRFGGEEFLILMTNTDGREARVVAERLREAVASSSLLPEKVVLICSIGIGVLKPDEKTLPSQEELISRADKALYRAKAEGRNRTCS